Proteins encoded by one window of Candidatus Sumerlaea chitinivorans:
- a CDS encoding Succinate dehydrogenase flavoprotein subunit: MPPKQSRVIVVGGGLAGLTTTIKLAEAGMPVDLFSIVPVKRSHSVCAQGGINAAKNLKGEGDSPEIHFDDTVYGGDFLANQPPVKGMCYAAPGIIDLFDRMGVMFNRTAEGLLDFRRFGGTLYHRTAFAGATTGQQLLYALDEQVRRWEAAGRVTKYELWEFLRVVRDEGGTCRGIVAVNIRNLEVRAFRADAVVLATGGPGLIFGRSTNSMINTGAANSRAYQQGAIYANGEFIQVHPTAIPGEDKLRLMSESARGEGGRVWVWGDSSKVYRNPFIRDANGNPKEFRCGETGKPWYFLEEMYPKYGNLVPRDIATREIFMICTQLGMGINGQNKVYLDLTHIPEEELNRKLGGILEIYEKFVGVDPRKQPMEIFPAVHYSMGGLWCDYNQMTNIPGLYVVGEADYQYHGANRLGANSLLSCIYAGMVAGSHIPQYIKSLSVGATDVSSAIFDAEQRQEEADIAQIQKMDGDENAFALWRELGDWMNKNVTIVRYNKALAETDAKLRELLERWKRIDVNDTNRTMNTSVLFTKQLRDMLHLARCITLGALARNESRGAHYKPEFPDRDDKNWLKTTKATFTPDGPSFDYEPVDVSLIPPRPRKYASD; the protein is encoded by the coding sequence ATGCCACCTAAACAATCGCGCGTGATCGTCGTAGGGGGAGGTCTCGCCGGGCTAACCACCACCATCAAGCTAGCCGAGGCCGGTATGCCTGTGGATTTGTTTTCCATCGTGCCGGTGAAACGCTCTCACTCCGTATGCGCTCAGGGCGGCATCAATGCTGCAAAGAATCTGAAGGGCGAGGGAGATTCCCCCGAGATTCATTTCGACGACACCGTTTATGGTGGCGATTTCTTGGCCAACCAACCTCCAGTCAAAGGGATGTGCTATGCCGCGCCCGGCATCATTGATCTTTTCGATCGCATGGGCGTGATGTTCAACCGGACGGCGGAAGGCCTTCTCGACTTTCGCCGTTTCGGTGGCACTCTTTATCACCGCACGGCATTCGCAGGCGCTACCACAGGACAACAGTTGCTTTACGCGCTCGACGAGCAGGTGCGGCGGTGGGAAGCGGCAGGTCGCGTAACAAAATATGAGCTTTGGGAGTTCCTGCGGGTGGTGCGCGACGAAGGCGGTACGTGCCGGGGAATTGTGGCGGTCAATATTCGTAATCTTGAGGTTCGCGCATTTCGGGCGGATGCCGTGGTGCTTGCCACCGGCGGTCCCGGCCTGATTTTTGGCCGATCCACCAACTCGATGATCAACACCGGCGCTGCGAATTCCCGCGCCTATCAACAGGGCGCCATTTATGCGAATGGCGAGTTTATTCAGGTCCACCCCACCGCAATTCCGGGGGAGGACAAATTGCGCCTGATGAGTGAATCCGCCCGCGGCGAAGGCGGACGCGTTTGGGTTTGGGGCGACTCGAGTAAAGTTTACCGCAATCCCTTCATTCGCGATGCGAATGGCAATCCCAAGGAATTTCGCTGCGGAGAGACGGGCAAGCCGTGGTACTTCCTCGAAGAGATGTATCCCAAGTATGGCAACTTGGTTCCCCGCGATATTGCCACGCGAGAAATCTTCATGATTTGCACCCAACTCGGAATGGGGATCAACGGCCAGAACAAGGTCTACCTCGACCTAACCCACATTCCTGAAGAGGAGCTCAATCGCAAGCTTGGTGGCATTCTTGAGATTTACGAAAAGTTTGTTGGCGTCGATCCGCGCAAGCAGCCCATGGAAATCTTCCCCGCCGTTCATTACTCGATGGGCGGGCTGTGGTGCGACTACAATCAAATGACGAACATCCCCGGCCTGTATGTTGTTGGTGAGGCCGATTACCAATATCACGGTGCAAACCGCCTTGGGGCCAATTCGCTTCTGTCTTGTATCTACGCGGGAATGGTCGCAGGCTCACACATCCCACAGTACATCAAATCGCTCAGCGTCGGTGCAACTGACGTTTCCAGTGCCATCTTTGACGCCGAGCAGCGTCAGGAAGAGGCGGACATTGCCCAGATCCAGAAAATGGATGGCGACGAAAATGCATTCGCCCTGTGGCGTGAGCTCGGCGACTGGATGAACAAGAACGTCACCATTGTGCGCTACAACAAGGCGCTGGCAGAAACCGACGCAAAACTCCGCGAACTCCTCGAACGGTGGAAGCGCATTGACGTCAACGATACCAACCGCACGATGAACACAAGCGTGCTGTTCACCAAGCAGTTGCGTGACATGCTTCACCTTGCTCGCTGCATCACTTTAGGCGCCTTAGCCCGCAACGAGAGTCGCGGAGCGCATTACAAGCCGGAATTCCCGGATCGCGACGACAAGAACTGGCTCAAAACCACTAAGGCGACCTTCACGCCCGATGGCCCGAGCTTTGACTATGAGCCAGTCGATGTCAGTCTGATTCCGCCGCGGCCGCGCAAGTATGCCTCCGACTGA
- a CDS encoding SSU ribosomal protein S7p (S5e), with translation MARRRVATKRVIPPDQKYGSELVSKFINCVMERGKKSVAQTIVYKAIEAGAKRVAETQDQLEFFLKALENVKPILEVKSRRVGGANYQVPVEVRPERRVSLAMRWIIQAARSRGEKTMAERLANELFDAFNNTGIAVKKKEDTHRMAEANKAFAHYRW, from the coding sequence ATGGCGCGCCGACGCGTAGCCACCAAAAGAGTGATACCACCTGATCAGAAGTATGGCAGCGAGCTTGTCTCGAAATTCATCAATTGCGTGATGGAACGCGGCAAGAAAAGTGTCGCCCAGACGATTGTGTACAAGGCGATCGAGGCTGGCGCCAAGCGAGTGGCCGAGACGCAAGACCAGCTCGAGTTTTTCCTTAAGGCGCTTGAAAACGTTAAGCCTATCCTCGAGGTCAAGTCGCGGCGCGTCGGTGGTGCGAACTATCAGGTGCCGGTTGAAGTGCGACCTGAGCGGCGCGTATCCTTGGCAATGCGTTGGATCATTCAAGCAGCGCGTAGCCGTGGCGAGAAAACCATGGCGGAGCGCTTGGCGAATGAGCTTTTCGATGCGTTCAATAATACGGGTATTGCGGTAAAGAAAAAGGAAGACACGCACCGTATGGCCGAAGCCAACAAGGCTTTTGCCCATTACCGCTGGTAA